A single window of Triplophysa rosa linkage group LG2, Trosa_1v2, whole genome shotgun sequence DNA harbors:
- the vamp5 gene encoding vesicle-associated membrane protein 5, with product MENGHNRLRQAQDDVEEVKIVMLDNLDKANERSAKLGELENRAVELKQKGEVFSKTSAKVKQKKRWENYKYKVIIAAVISVVVIGIIVVVIIMTQRQETEIESESP from the exons ATG GAGAATGGACACAACCGTCTCCGTCAGGCCCAGGATGATGTGGAGGAAGTCAAGATTGTCATGCTGGACAATTTAGACAAGGCAAATGAGCGATCTGCAAAACTTGGGGAGCTAGAAAACAGAGCTGTTGAACTAAAGCAAAAG GGAGAAGTCTTCTCAAAAACCTCAGCTAAGGTGAAACAGAAGAAACGGTGGGAGAATTATAAGTATAAAGTGATAATAGCTGCAGTAATAAGTGTAGTGGTCATCGGcataattgttgttgttattataatgacacaGAGACAAGAAACAGAAATTGAATCAGAATCTCCATAA